CCGTCCCCTCGCCAAGACGCACCAGTTGGCGAAGATCATTGGCGTAGGGATTGCGATGGTTGCGCGTCAGGCGACCGCCCCGCCGGGCCAGCAGGCGCGTCACGATGCCCAGGTGCTCCGCCTCATCGCGTGCGACTGCACACATCGCCGCCACCCAATTCTCCGGCGGGTTCGGCTCCGGCCAGCGATTGAGCAGCTCCAGCGCGTTGGCCGCCGCCTTTTTTTCCAGATGGGCATGATCATTGAGCAGCGCCAGCGGCTCCGCAAGCACGGAAGCGGCCCACGTTCCGGGCGTCTGATAGCGCAGGGGGAGGGGTTCGTATTTGGTCGGCGTATGCGTCATGGATGGTAAGATTGTAACGGTTGATGCGGCGGCGGCATCTATGGGTTTATCAATCGGCACGTGTCCGGCGAAGCGGATTGCCAAGCCGCGAGCGGCGAAACAGAAGGTGTGTCATGATCACGGCCCCGATTCCGACAAATGAAGAAGCACGATTGGCGGATCTGCACGCGCTGCACATTCTCGACACGCCGGGAGAGGAGCGGTTCGATCGGCTCATCGCCTTGACGAAGCGGAGTCTGGGGACGAGCGTGGCGATGATCTCGTTGGTGGATAAGGATCGGCAGTGGTTCAAGTCGAGCTGCGGGATGGGGTGCAAGCATCAGACGCCGCGCGGCGTCTCGTTCTGCGGTCACGCCATCGTCAACGACGGCCCGCTGATCGTGCCCGACGCGAAGGCGGACGAACGCTTCGTCGACAATCCGCTCGTAGTCGGCCCGCCGCATATTCGGTTCTATGCAGGGTTCCCGCTCAAGGGGCCCGGCGGTCACAAGATCGGCACGCTGTGCGTCGCCGACTCGAACCCGCGCGCGTTTTCCGATCGTGACCGGGCGCTGATGACGGAACTGGCCGAGATGGCCGAGTATGAATTGAATCTCGTGACCGCCATCGAGGCGCAGCGGCGGTACATGCAGACGCAGCAGCATCTGAACCGCGAGCTGCGCGATGCGGCCGAGTACGTCCGCTCCCAGCTTCCCGAGCCGCTCGATCACGACCGCGGCGTCAGTGCCGATTACGTCTACATCTCCAGCTCGCAGCTCGGCGGCGACATGCTCGGGTATCACGCCCTCGACGAAAACCAGATCGCCATGTACGTCCTGGACGTGACCGGCCACGGCGTCGGGGCGTCGCTGCTTAGCGTCTCTGTCCAACAGGGCGTGCGGCAGAACAATCACCGATTCGAGCCCGCACGGCTCCTCGAATCGCTCAACCGCGCCTTCCCGATGGAGGAGCATCACAACAAATTCATCACGCTCTGGTACGGCATCTACGATCGACGCGACCGCTCCCTGCGCTACGCCACCGCCGGCCACCCCCCCGCCGCCCTGCTCCTGCCCGGCGCGGGCAAGCCCACGCCCCTCGGTCAGCCGCACCTGATGCTCGGGGCGATGAACGACACGACCTACACCACCGAAACGCTCACACTCCCGCCCGGCTCCCGCCTCTACCTCTACAGCGACGGCGCGTACGAGATCACGTCCGATCGCAACAGCTTCATGGGCCTCGAAGGTCTCATGCGCGTCTTCAGCTCACGCCCGCCCCTCGAAGCCGTCCTCCGCACGCTGCGCGAGTTTCAGGGACTCGACCAGTTCACCGACGACCTGTCGCTGGTGCAGATGGACTTCGATTGATGGGAATGAACCACCAAGGCACGAAGGACACCAAGGGAAGCGGAGTGATTGAGCACATCATCTGATTCCTTGGCGACCTTGGTGTCTTGGTGGTTCAATTCTTTTGTGATCAACCCTTGTAATTCGGATTGGGCCTGGGCAGCTTCGCGCCTTCGTCTTTGAGGTGCGCCATCAGCTTCGCGTCCATCGCGCGCACCTTGTCGGGCATCTTCGACGCAAGGTTGTTCTTCTCGCTCAGGTCGTCGGCAAGGTTGAACAGCTCGAACGTCGGGCCTTCCCAGAATTTGATGAGCTTGAAGTCGCCCTCGCGAATGATCGAATACGGCGGAATGCCCTTGCCGCGGTAATGCGGGAAGTGCCAGTAAAGCGCATCGCGCTTGAGGGGCGACGAGCCGCTGGAACGCAGGTGATCGACGAGACTGATGCCGTCGATGGGGTGGTCGACGCTCACGCCGGCGAGCTGGCAGATCGTCGGGTAAAAGTCGATGGTCTGCACCATCTGCTGACTCAGCGTGCCGGGCTTGATGACCCCGGGCCAGCGGATGATCAGCGGCTCGCGGATGCCGCCTTCGTAGGGGAAGCCCTTGCCGGCCCGC
The Planctomycetota bacterium DNA segment above includes these coding regions:
- a CDS encoding tRNA-(ms[2]io[6]A)-hydroxylase → MTHTPTKYEPLPLRYQTPGTWAASVLAEPLALLNDHAHLEKKAAANALELLNRWPEPNPPENWVAAMCAVARDEAEHLGIVTRLLARRGGRLTRNHRNPYANDLRQLVRLGEGTAELVDRLLISALIEARSAERFSLLADACDDRDLAKLYKGLWASEHGHYRMFLQLAQEVPPTQAVDARWRFMLDEEARIIAHQPPGPRMHSGC
- a CDS encoding SpoIIE family protein phosphatase; the encoded protein is MRRRHLWVYQSARVRRSGLPSRERRNRRCVMITAPIPTNEEARLADLHALHILDTPGEERFDRLIALTKRSLGTSVAMISLVDKDRQWFKSSCGMGCKHQTPRGVSFCGHAIVNDGPLIVPDAKADERFVDNPLVVGPPHIRFYAGFPLKGPGGHKIGTLCVADSNPRAFSDRDRALMTELAEMAEYELNLVTAIEAQRRYMQTQQHLNRELRDAAEYVRSQLPEPLDHDRGVSADYVYISSSQLGGDMLGYHALDENQIAMYVLDVTGHGVGASLLSVSVQQGVRQNNHRFEPARLLESLNRAFPMEEHHNKFITLWYGIYDRRDRSLRYATAGHPPAALLLPGAGKPTPLGQPHLMLGAMNDTTYTTETLTLPPGSRLYLYSDGAYEITSDRNSFMGLEGLMRVFSSRPPLEAVLRTLREFQGLDQFTDDLSLVQMDFD